A window of the Desulforapulum autotrophicum HRM2 genome harbors these coding sequences:
- a CDS encoding acyl--CoA ligase family protein, which translates to MRKVNYEPLSPLHFLERSTYVFPEKTAVIYNDTEYTFSQFKDRVCRLATALKQKGIKKGDKVAFFCPNTPYLIEGHHSVPLIGGVIVPINIRLAPEEIAYILENSQSKFLFIDTEFADSIRPVLDEINQMNVEIVNICDVTEKAFDAPEYEAFISVEPEEFFFGVEDEMQPISLNYTSGTTGRPKGVLYCHRGAYLNALGEILEYHINSDSKYLWTLPMFHCNGWCHTWGVFAPGATQICLRKVVPEEIFSNIAKHKATHLCGAPIVLAGMSEYAQHHDVNVTEGFVINTAGAPPSPSIIKQMEHLGCSVTQCYGLTELYGPHSLCEWKKEWDELPIDERAKIKARQGVAYITTNYMDVVDEETMVPVPHDGKTLGEIVARGNNVMLGYHDDPGETEKAFRGGWFHSGDLAVTHPDGYIEIKDRLKDVIISGGENISSVEIENVLYEYPDVLEVAVVGIPDEKWQEVPKAYITLRKGAKTTKEDIIAFCKQHLAKFKAPKVIEFTELPKTATGKIQKHVLRARNR; encoded by the coding sequence ATGAGAAAAGTAAACTATGAACCCTTGAGTCCTCTTCATTTTCTTGAACGAAGCACCTATGTCTTTCCTGAAAAAACAGCTGTTATTTATAACGATACTGAATATACGTTCAGTCAGTTTAAAGATCGTGTCTGCCGTCTGGCCACGGCGCTCAAGCAAAAAGGGATAAAAAAAGGCGATAAAGTTGCTTTCTTTTGCCCCAATACCCCCTACCTCATAGAAGGGCATCATTCCGTTCCCCTTATCGGTGGCGTTATCGTGCCCATTAACATACGGCTTGCGCCTGAAGAGATCGCCTATATCCTAGAAAATTCACAAAGTAAATTTTTGTTTATTGACACTGAATTTGCAGATTCAATTCGACCTGTCCTTGATGAAATTAATCAAATGAATGTAGAAATTGTTAATATCTGCGATGTAACGGAAAAAGCCTTTGATGCGCCTGAGTATGAAGCATTTATTTCGGTTGAGCCCGAAGAATTTTTCTTTGGCGTTGAAGATGAAATGCAGCCCATCAGTTTAAATTATACCAGTGGTACCACAGGTCGCCCCAAGGGCGTGCTATACTGCCACAGGGGTGCATATCTTAACGCTCTTGGTGAAATTCTGGAATATCATATAAACTCGGATTCTAAATATCTCTGGACCCTGCCCATGTTTCACTGTAATGGATGGTGCCATACATGGGGGGTATTTGCACCTGGTGCAACTCAAATCTGCCTGAGAAAGGTCGTGCCTGAAGAAATCTTTTCTAACATAGCAAAACACAAGGCAACCCATCTGTGTGGCGCTCCCATTGTCCTTGCCGGAATGTCTGAATATGCACAGCACCATGATGTCAATGTGACAGAGGGGTTTGTCATCAATACTGCAGGAGCACCGCCTTCTCCGTCAATTATCAAACAGATGGAACATCTTGGCTGTTCTGTGACCCAGTGTTATGGCTTGACCGAATTGTACGGCCCCCACAGTTTGTGTGAATGGAAAAAAGAGTGGGATGAGCTACCCATTGATGAACGGGCCAAAATTAAAGCCAGGCAGGGCGTTGCATACATAACAACCAATTATATGGATGTTGTTGATGAGGAGACCATGGTGCCTGTTCCCCATGATGGAAAAACCCTGGGTGAAATTGTAGCCAGGGGCAATAATGTCATGCTTGGATACCACGATGATCCGGGAGAAACGGAAAAAGCATTCAGGGGAGGTTGGTTCCACAGTGGTGATCTTGCCGTTACCCACCCAGACGGGTATATTGAGATCAAAGATCGATTAAAAGATGTTATTATCAGTGGTGGTGAAAATATCTCTTCCGTGGAAATTGAGAATGTATTGTATGAGTATCCAGATGTCCTGGAGGTTGCCGTGGTCGGCATCCCGGATGAAAAATGGCAGGAGGTACCCAAAGCGTATATTACGCTTCGTAAAGGTGCCAAGACTACTAAAGAGGATATCATCGCCTTCTGCAAACAGCATCTGGCTAAATTTAAGGCCCCCAAGGTTATCGAATTTACGGAATTACCTAAAACAGCCACAGGTAAAATTCAAAAGCATGTT
- a CDS encoding LysR substrate-binding domain-containing protein → MNLPIDYLRTFVSLAETKGFTRTGIQLNRSQSAVSMQIKRLEEEIGKKLFERIGKSVKLTPEGNILIKYAMRIIKEHDDAVRALSKPDLEGFIRFGSPEHYTTGVLPKLLARFASAYPDVLVEMRCENSDKIKEAVDRGEIDIGICTQISDGGQIISHDPVVWVAAPEFIMQKHKTLPIAVFEEDCIFRSWAIEALEKSGIRYRIAYVSRSISGLLDAVKAGIAVAPIILSNVPAELKTVDLEHGLPVLPVSNIVLHKTKKKTSEIIECFSEHIIRFFGEKI, encoded by the coding sequence ATGAATTTACCCATCGATTATTTAAGAACCTTTGTCTCCCTGGCTGAGACAAAAGGATTTACACGAACAGGCATCCAACTCAATCGATCCCAATCTGCCGTAAGTATGCAAATCAAACGCCTTGAAGAGGAAATAGGAAAAAAACTGTTTGAACGAATTGGTAAAAGTGTAAAACTGACACCTGAGGGCAATATCTTAATCAAATATGCCATGAGAATTATCAAAGAACACGATGATGCCGTTCGTGCCTTATCAAAACCTGATCTGGAGGGGTTTATCCGGTTTGGTTCACCCGAACATTATACGACCGGGGTGCTGCCGAAATTACTGGCACGATTCGCCTCGGCCTATCCAGATGTTCTGGTGGAAATGCGATGTGAAAACAGTGACAAAATCAAGGAGGCTGTTGACCGTGGAGAAATTGATATCGGAATCTGCACCCAGATCAGCGATGGCGGACAAATCATCTCCCATGACCCGGTTGTTTGGGTCGCAGCTCCAGAATTTATCATGCAAAAGCACAAAACACTGCCCATCGCAGTTTTTGAAGAAGACTGCATCTTCAGAAGCTGGGCCATCGAAGCATTGGAAAAATCCGGAATACGTTACAGAATCGCCTACGTGAGCCGCAGCATCTCCGGTTTGCTTGATGCCGTCAAAGCAGGCATTGCCGTTGCACCGATCATACTCAGTAATGTTCCAGCTGAGTTAAAAACCGTTGACCTGGAGCATGGTCTGCCCGTACTGCCGGTTTCGAACATTGTCCTGCATAAAACCAAAAAAAAGACCTCGGAAATTATTGAATGTTTTTCCGAACACATTATCCGATTCTTTGGGGAAAAGATTTAA
- a CDS encoding histidine triad nucleotide-binding protein, which yields MSDDCLFCKIANKKIPSEFLYEDDTIVAFRDINPAAPVHLLIVPKQHIRSINDLTVDDQAIVSRLIMVAKQMARQQGIDKSGYKLLFNVEKGGGQVIFHLHLHLIGGWKR from the coding sequence ATGTCTGACGACTGTCTGTTCTGTAAAATCGCAAACAAAAAAATCCCCAGTGAATTCCTGTATGAGGACGATACGATTGTGGCATTCAGGGATATAAATCCCGCGGCCCCGGTTCATCTGCTGATTGTTCCCAAACAACATATTCGGAGCATCAACGATTTAACCGTGGATGACCAGGCCATTGTAAGCAGACTTATCATGGTTGCAAAACAGATGGCCAGGCAACAGGGAATAGACAAATCCGGTTATAAACTGCTGTTTAATGTTGAAAAAGGGGGTGGCCAGGTCATCTTTCACCTCCACCTTCATCTCATCGGCGGGTGGAAACGATAA
- a CDS encoding NAD-glutamate dehydrogenase domain-containing protein, producing METLLNPSDSISKGTDIINKAQSLDLDPRILYEAVIDLSSEGLLTANAINMAAGILLEGLGLPNYFFKNIKKESLKHLLESIATSIKVQNDKVILYDRVAHVDFDLENGSNVQRVRIATRTTRDSMEKVLEDMIAGHRREYYFSPKSNYYTYIVRPETVNDYTKNEFKDSRFLFALAGDFTVTPAFTRQRYEKFLKAAEKSISPLIELFNLPETGETRLMFNSDFKSPQLPILRKLFEEHGLVLARAYWEPYSTKSSVHSSICSLYVLGEISRKKEVEIIRDLSGFLSFSISGITDLYLGEKLTFNEMLFAGNAVDFTHMFIFKESENATDMEVMESLVSKDHRDAFTKRLQGSNKSTYGSNLIEATAKTNSDLIKILYDLFDRRFNPARTDRLTQEALDQQFNNFNKIIASRFMDHQLDYDIFKFMFKLVSCTLKTNFYKHEKRSFAFRFDSRILDPLVFNQFVFGIFFVNGHYACGTHLRADDIARGGLRLIRVSTSNHEAELDNAVLLNYALGPKAQRLKHKDICESGSKGVVVPHALYSKYSWDALYDYTEGIMDLMMPDDSIVDYYGKPEMIFFGPDEGTAPLMDAVALNARARGYKYWRTITTGKSFGIPHDTYGLLDNGDLFGLIERGEQGTDLQINGCSMGVTTDMDKIHEQIGDRIIASGMTTTGIMSTFRTLIAHYGRQETDLNLMITGGPDGDLGANEIQCYKGKICLIIDGGSILFDPLGLDRGELMKIAFMRHTSPRENSLCFPQEKLSPRGFKVPISAKNLTLPDGTQVEDGALFHRTFLSEIKNRKYIQEASIEAFIPCGGFKDTINHDNVNNFLAVFKEIKFIVEGANVFFDDASRRHIATSTAIKHIKDTTANKGGVFSSSVAEVLTGFLLGEDYEEKLLNDTKTRWALIRDIMALVTNYAAAETTMLIKIHEQDPSVPLFDLSEQTSEQIFALQRHLDRQLPDILKNRNLVWKIMEHYIPGVLIQQLGKTTIMEILNSGEMQSYRNAIITKKLASMAFYRYGPEWNEFLKEIETDFSGALHRSVQTNGMV from the coding sequence ATGGAAACCTTATTGAACCCCTCCGATTCCATTTCAAAAGGAACCGACATCATCAACAAGGCACAAAGCCTTGATCTCGACCCCAGAATCCTTTACGAAGCTGTCATAGATCTGTCTAGCGAAGGTCTTTTGACTGCTAACGCCATCAACATGGCCGCAGGTATCCTTCTGGAAGGACTGGGACTGCCAAATTATTTCTTTAAAAATATCAAAAAAGAGTCGTTAAAGCATCTTCTCGAATCCATCGCAACCAGCATTAAAGTCCAGAACGACAAGGTAATTCTCTATGATCGGGTTGCCCACGTTGATTTTGATCTTGAAAACGGCAGCAATGTCCAGCGGGTAAGAATTGCCACCAGGACCACCCGTGACAGCATGGAAAAAGTACTTGAAGATATGATAGCAGGACACCGCCGGGAATACTACTTCAGCCCGAAGAGCAATTACTACACATATATTGTGCGGCCGGAAACGGTCAACGATTACACAAAGAATGAGTTCAAGGATTCACGATTCCTCTTTGCCCTTGCTGGAGATTTTACCGTAACACCGGCCTTTACGCGACAACGCTATGAAAAGTTCCTTAAAGCTGCGGAAAAATCAATATCCCCGTTGATCGAACTTTTCAACCTGCCTGAAACAGGTGAGACCCGTCTGATGTTCAACAGTGACTTCAAATCGCCCCAGCTTCCCATTCTGAGAAAATTGTTTGAAGAGCACGGACTTGTCCTGGCCAGGGCCTATTGGGAACCCTACTCAACAAAATCATCCGTTCACTCATCGATCTGCTCCCTGTATGTTCTCGGGGAAATTTCAAGGAAAAAGGAAGTTGAAATAATCAGGGATCTGTCTGGCTTTCTATCCTTTTCCATAAGCGGGATAACAGACCTCTACCTTGGGGAAAAATTAACGTTTAACGAGATGTTGTTTGCTGGCAATGCCGTTGATTTCACCCATATGTTCATTTTCAAGGAAAGTGAAAATGCAACAGACATGGAGGTCATGGAGAGCCTTGTCAGCAAGGACCACAGGGACGCCTTCACCAAAAGGCTTCAAGGCTCCAACAAATCCACCTATGGATCAAATCTGATCGAGGCCACAGCAAAAACAAATTCCGATCTGATAAAAATACTGTACGACCTATTTGACAGACGGTTCAACCCGGCCCGCACAGACAGACTGACCCAGGAGGCCCTTGACCAGCAGTTCAATAACTTCAACAAAATCATCGCCTCAAGGTTCATGGACCATCAGCTGGATTACGACATCTTTAAATTCATGTTCAAACTGGTTTCTTGCACCCTGAAAACCAACTTTTACAAACATGAAAAACGATCGTTTGCCTTCCGCTTTGACAGCAGGATCCTCGACCCCCTGGTCTTCAATCAATTTGTCTTTGGCATCTTCTTTGTCAACGGCCACTATGCCTGCGGCACCCATTTGCGGGCAGACGACATTGCAAGGGGGGGATTGAGACTCATCCGCGTATCTACATCCAACCATGAGGCAGAACTTGACAATGCAGTGCTGCTAAACTATGCCCTGGGTCCAAAGGCCCAGCGCCTCAAGCATAAGGATATCTGTGAAAGCGGTTCCAAGGGCGTGGTCGTTCCCCATGCACTCTATTCAAAGTACAGCTGGGATGCACTGTATGATTACACCGAGGGCATTATGGACCTGATGATGCCCGATGATTCCATTGTTGATTACTATGGAAAACCCGAAATGATTTTCTTTGGTCCGGATGAGGGCACTGCCCCACTGATGGATGCCGTGGCATTGAATGCACGGGCCAGGGGCTATAAATACTGGCGGACCATCACAACGGGTAAAAGCTTTGGAATCCCCCACGACACCTATGGCCTGCTCGACAACGGTGACCTGTTCGGCCTGATCGAAAGGGGAGAACAGGGAACAGATCTGCAGATCAACGGATGTTCCATGGGCGTCACCACGGACATGGACAAGATCCATGAACAGATTGGAGACAGGATTATAGCCAGCGGAATGACCACCACCGGCATCATGAGCACCTTCAGGACCCTCATCGCCCATTACGGAAGGCAGGAAACGGATCTGAACCTGATGATAACCGGAGGACCGGATGGAGATCTTGGCGCCAATGAGATCCAATGTTACAAGGGAAAGATCTGCCTGATCATTGACGGGGGGTCCATACTGTTTGACCCACTTGGGCTCGACCGAGGGGAATTGATGAAAATAGCATTCATGCGCCACACCTCCCCCAGGGAAAATTCCCTTTGTTTTCCCCAGGAGAAGCTCAGTCCCCGGGGATTTAAGGTTCCCATTTCAGCAAAAAACCTTACCCTGCCCGACGGAACCCAGGTGGAGGACGGTGCCCTGTTCCACAGAACCTTTCTGTCAGAAATAAAAAACCGTAAATACATTCAAGAGGCAAGCATAGAGGCTTTTATCCCCTGCGGCGGCTTTAAGGACACCATCAATCATGACAATGTCAACAACTTCCTGGCTGTTTTCAAGGAGATCAAGTTCATTGTTGAGGGGGCCAATGTGTTTTTTGATGATGCGTCACGCCGTCACATTGCGACATCGACAGCCATCAAACATATCAAGGACACCACGGCAAACAAGGGTGGCGTCTTCTCAAGCTCCGTTGCTGAGGTACTCACCGGTTTTCTCCTGGGAGAGGATTATGAGGAAAAACTTTTAAACGACACAAAGACTCGGTGGGCGCTTATCCGTGACATCATGGCCCTTGTCACAAATTATGCAGCGGCCGAAACCACAATGCTCATAAAAATCCATGAACAGGATCCTTCCGTTCCCCTGTTTGATCTTTCCGAACAGACAAGCGAACAGATCTTTGCTCTCCAGCGCCACCTTGACCGGCAATTGCCGGATATTTTAAAAAACAGAAATCTGGTCTGGAAAATAATGGAACACTACATTCCCGGGGTACTGATCCAGCAGTTAGGAAAAACAACGATCATGGAAATCCTGAACTCCGGGGAAATGCAGTCATACCGCAACGCCATCATCACAAAAAAACTTGCATCCATGGCTTTTTACAGGTATGGCCCTGAATGGAATGAATTCCTGAAGGAGATCGAAACAGATTTTTCAGGGGCACTTCATCGTTCTGTTCAAACAAACGGAATGGTTTGA
- a CDS encoding TRAP transporter substrate-binding protein encodes MKFRCTFTRGLAIALIGAFILVSSSLPAFSKTYRWQPSSWLPSGISWDTIAYMSDYVKRMSNGRIIMKPSAPGSIVPVAEQLEAVSMGIMQANFIWPGYFPGQLPIAFTHGDCMAAPKSIAEMRYLYEEYEDGRIMKILREEYAKHGVHLVGNVYWTLDNLIISKKPINGVKDIKGLKFRSSELIALQLAKLGAGTIWTPADEIYTMLSTGGVDAITFSHAADMVDMGFHEVTKYWIKDPVAVGPATDAFIVNLKTWNSLPDDLKAILEAACEIGSARNKFQAELKIEEAWKFVKTKGIEVVEWSEEDARILADTASEVVPEKYLKDPAFKEIFDITQKWAIEKGYWDKK; translated from the coding sequence ATGAAATTTAGATGCACGTTTACCCGGGGATTGGCAATCGCGCTTATTGGTGCGTTTATATTGGTTAGCTCTTCCTTGCCGGCATTCTCTAAGACCTACAGATGGCAACCTTCCTCCTGGCTGCCCTCCGGCATCAGCTGGGACACCATCGCGTACATGTCCGATTATGTTAAACGGATGTCCAACGGACGTATCATAATGAAACCCAGTGCTCCCGGATCCATCGTCCCTGTGGCCGAACAACTGGAAGCCGTTAGTATGGGTATCATGCAGGCAAACTTCATCTGGCCGGGATATTTCCCTGGACAACTCCCCATTGCCTTCACCCATGGCGATTGCATGGCAGCGCCCAAGAGCATCGCCGAAATGCGCTACCTGTATGAGGAGTACGAAGACGGACGCATCATGAAGATTTTGCGCGAAGAATATGCCAAACATGGTGTGCATCTTGTGGGCAACGTGTACTGGACCCTGGACAACCTGATCATTTCAAAAAAACCCATAAACGGTGTCAAGGATATCAAAGGTTTAAAGTTCAGATCTTCTGAGTTGATCGCACTGCAGTTGGCCAAACTGGGTGCCGGTACCATCTGGACCCCGGCCGACGAAATTTATACCATGCTCTCCACCGGTGGTGTTGATGCCATTACGTTTTCCCATGCAGCGGATATGGTGGACATGGGATTCCATGAAGTTACCAAATACTGGATCAAAGACCCCGTAGCCGTGGGGCCGGCCACAGATGCCTTTATCGTCAATCTGAAAACCTGGAATTCGCTCCCCGATGACCTTAAAGCCATTCTGGAAGCTGCCTGCGAAATTGGATCTGCAAGGAACAAGTTTCAAGCCGAATTAAAAATTGAAGAAGCCTGGAAATTTGTTAAAACGAAGGGCATTGAAGTTGTTGAATGGTCAGAGGAAGATGCCCGGATACTGGCAGATACCGCCAGTGAAGTTGTGCCAGAAAAATATTTAAAAGATCCAGCTTTTAAAGAAATTTTTGATATCACACAAAAATGGGCAATCGAGAAAGGGTATTGGGATAAAAAATAA
- a CDS encoding TRAP transporter small permease subunit, whose product MRRVLAIIDSVSEMSGRLISFLIYPLAFLLLYDVVMRFAFNSPTIWCHELALHLFGAYAVLAGPYVLLHDEHVKIDIVYNYFSPRGRAIIDCFTYPIFFMFIGLLFWYGGVLGIRAFELNQTVSPSPWASPLWPTKLTVPLAAFLMLAQGLAHYIRTLTLAFTGKELS is encoded by the coding sequence ATGAGACGTGTCCTGGCCATAATAGATTCAGTCAGCGAAATGAGCGGAAGGCTGATAAGCTTTTTGATATACCCGCTGGCCTTTCTTCTGCTCTACGATGTTGTCATGCGGTTTGCTTTTAACTCTCCCACCATCTGGTGCCACGAACTTGCACTGCACCTTTTCGGCGCCTATGCCGTGCTTGCCGGGCCCTATGTGCTGCTGCATGATGAACATGTCAAAATAGATATTGTTTATAATTACTTTTCACCCAGGGGCCGAGCCATTATTGACTGCTTTACCTATCCGATTTTTTTCATGTTTATCGGCCTGCTCTTCTGGTATGGGGGTGTCCTTGGCATCCGAGCCTTTGAGTTAAATCAGACGGTATCTCCCTCTCCCTGGGCATCTCCCTTATGGCCTACAAAATTGACCGTTCCTCTGGCAGCCTTTCTGATGCTTGCCCAGGGCCTGGCCCATTACATTCGAACGTTAACCCTTGCTTTTACCGGGAAGGAATTATCATGA
- a CDS encoding universal stress protein produces MNGNFNKILFATDLSANCRHAFTYAANLASRYHGSITLLHVLESVPESMDSRLKALLGKDQWEMLQSKHLHEARAALIGKKSTLSTIHQALDTFSDPAQNDDGQYAVEKILVKEGRVVKTILETAQEEGCDLIVIGSNRTMFTESNSLGHRTKSLLKRSEIPVMKIPPASE; encoded by the coding sequence GTGAACGGAAATTTTAACAAAATTTTATTCGCAACAGACCTTTCCGCAAATTGCCGCCATGCCTTTACCTATGCTGCCAATCTCGCATCCCGATATCACGGTAGCATCACCCTTTTGCATGTGCTGGAAAGCGTCCCGGAATCAATGGACTCAAGACTCAAGGCTCTCCTTGGTAAAGATCAATGGGAAATGCTTCAGAGCAAGCACCTGCACGAGGCAAGGGCCGCCCTGATCGGTAAAAAAAGCACTTTGTCCACCATTCATCAGGCCCTTGACACCTTTTCCGACCCTGCCCAGAATGACGATGGTCAGTATGCCGTTGAAAAAATTCTTGTCAAAGAAGGCCGAGTGGTTAAAACCATCCTTGAAACAGCCCAGGAGGAAGGGTGCGATCTTATTGTCATCGGCTCCAACAGAACCATGTTCACCGAGTCCAATTCCCTTGGCCACCGGACCAAAAGCCTTCTCAAACGATCCGAAATACCGGTCATGAAAATTCCCCCGGCCAGCGAGTAA
- a CDS encoding flavodoxin family protein, translating to MKVLTLQGSARKKGNTARVISWMDEELTAMGHEVESVYLSSKNIKGCLACGKCKENMEGVGCIQKDDAPEILQKMIEAELVVFASPLYFWGVSGPLKCLIDRTFSLYNNYHQPDHISLVKGQRQALVVTGAGPYENNAEPTFTAFGRLQGPHMAINAGELFIGPCTSPDQMDSSIKEKAKAFARKIVA from the coding sequence ATGAAAGTTCTTACCTTACAGGGAAGTGCCAGAAAAAAAGGAAATACTGCCAGGGTGATCAGCTGGATGGACGAAGAACTGACGGCCATGGGCCATGAAGTTGAATCGGTTTACCTGAGTTCAAAAAACATCAAAGGATGTCTTGCCTGCGGCAAGTGCAAGGAAAACATGGAAGGAGTGGGCTGCATACAAAAAGATGACGCCCCTGAAATCCTTCAGAAAATGATTGAGGCAGAACTGGTGGTTTTTGCCTCACCCCTTTATTTCTGGGGCGTTTCCGGCCCCTTGAAATGCCTGATTGACAGGACGTTCAGCCTATATAACAACTACCACCAGCCCGATCACATCTCCCTTGTCAAGGGACAAAGACAGGCCCTGGTGGTCACGGGTGCCGGGCCATACGAAAACAATGCAGAACCCACATTTACCGCCTTTGGACGACTCCAGGGTCCCCACATGGCAATAAATGCAGGAGAACTGTTCATTGGCCCATGCACCTCCCCTGACCAGATGGACTCGTCCATCAAAGAAAAGGCTAAGGCCTTTGCCCGGAAAATCGTTGCCTGA
- a CDS encoding GntR family transcriptional regulator — MNAQIYTVIKNRILFLEYAPGQILNENVLAKEFGVSRTPMRDVLNRLEWEKMARVIPRTGTMVTEIKFEHMMNIYRARFEIEGLAGSLAVEHISKAHLEDLFAVKKRCEALLKNNDRDKDKRNLVEIDKDFREIVYDAIRNPVVAELCQSLYEQTFRLWFITLANCDWPLEVKALVDEITSCHEAFSKKDSKMSFGIKKKYLINHFDRIKTKFLGS; from the coding sequence ATGAATGCACAAATTTATACTGTAATTAAGAATAGAATTCTTTTTCTGGAATATGCCCCCGGCCAGATCTTGAATGAAAATGTTCTGGCCAAGGAATTTGGAGTCAGCCGTACCCCCATGAGGGACGTGCTCAACAGGCTTGAATGGGAAAAGATGGCAAGGGTGATTCCCCGCACCGGTACCATGGTCACTGAAATAAAATTTGAGCACATGATGAACATATACCGGGCCAGATTTGAAATAGAAGGCCTGGCAGGCAGCCTGGCTGTTGAACATATTTCAAAAGCCCACCTTGAAGACCTTTTTGCAGTAAAAAAAAGGTGTGAAGCCCTGCTGAAAAACAATGACAGGGACAAAGACAAAAGGAATCTTGTTGAGATTGACAAAGATTTCCGGGAAATTGTCTATGATGCCATAAGAAATCCCGTTGTTGCAGAGCTTTGCCAGAGCCTTTACGAACAGACCTTCAGGCTGTGGTTCATCACCCTTGCTAATTGTGACTGGCCCTTGGAGGTCAAAGCGCTGGTGGATGAAATCACCTCCTGCCATGAGGCCTTTTCCAAAAAGGATTCCAAAATGTCCTTTGGAATAAAGAAAAAATACCTGATCAACCATTTTGACAGAATCAAAACCAAGTTCCTAGGTAGTTGA
- a CDS encoding TRAP transporter large permease: MTELLPVLTLIGGLLFGLLTGFPMAFTLASSAIVTAFFFFGPQTLPFVATNIFGMMSGMVLIAMPLFVFMACLLEKSGVAEDLYAFMYQALGPVRGGLAMGTVLICAIIAAMSGVTTTAVVTMGIIALPIMLKQGYHKSIAIGPILAGGALGLLIPPSVSLIVYGMVARVSIGKLFAGGVAPGLILVGSFLTYIAIRSFLQPNYAPALPKEERVSLKELFFLSKGLILPISVVALVLGTIFAGIASPTEAAAVGVAGAMISALINRRLTWALLNEAAVRSMAITGMVMWILFGAACFTSIFFRTGGQDMIADLLMGFENPALIFGFILAVLIVLGFFLDEITQVMITVPVFLPIIVQLGYDPVWFGVLFMTQVQMDYLTPPFGFTLFYMKGVAPPEVSMGDIYRSILPFVLIQLAVVIFILLYPGVVMWLPNLLFG, encoded by the coding sequence ATGACGGAGTTACTACCTGTTCTGACGCTCATCGGCGGGCTGCTGTTCGGCCTTCTCACCGGGTTTCCCATGGCTTTCACCCTGGCCAGCAGCGCCATTGTCACCGCGTTTTTTTTCTTTGGACCCCAGACCCTTCCATTTGTTGCCACCAATATCTTCGGCATGATGTCCGGCATGGTTCTCATTGCCATGCCGCTGTTTGTTTTTATGGCCTGCCTGCTTGAAAAATCCGGTGTGGCTGAAGATCTCTATGCCTTTATGTACCAGGCTCTTGGACCGGTCCGGGGTGGACTGGCAATGGGGACAGTGCTGATTTGTGCAATCATTGCCGCCATGTCCGGGGTTACTACCACTGCAGTGGTCACCATGGGCATCATCGCCTTGCCGATTATGCTTAAACAGGGTTACCATAAAAGTATCGCCATTGGTCCAATCCTGGCCGGAGGGGCCCTGGGCCTTCTTATCCCGCCCAGTGTTTCGCTGATCGTCTATGGCATGGTTGCCAGGGTGTCCATTGGCAAGCTTTTTGCCGGAGGAGTTGCTCCGGGTTTAATACTTGTGGGATCATTTCTTACCTACATTGCCATTCGCAGTTTTCTGCAACCCAATTATGCCCCGGCCCTGCCCAAGGAGGAAAGAGTCTCTTTAAAAGAACTTTTTTTCCTCTCCAAGGGTTTGATTCTTCCCATTTCAGTGGTCGCTCTGGTTCTGGGAACTATTTTTGCTGGGATTGCTTCTCCCACTGAAGCTGCTGCCGTGGGAGTTGCCGGGGCTATGATCAGCGCTTTGATCAACCGAAGGCTTACCTGGGCCCTTCTCAACGAAGCCGCCGTTCGTTCAATGGCCATCACCGGTATGGTCATGTGGATTCTGTTCGGTGCGGCCTGCTTTACCAGCATTTTTTTTCGAACAGGCGGGCAGGACATGATCGCCGATCTGTTGATGGGTTTTGAAAACCCCGCTTTGATCTTTGGCTTTATCCTTGCCGTTCTGATTGTTCTAGGTTTTTTCCTGGATGAAATTACCCAGGTGATGATCACCGTTCCTGTCTTTCTGCCCATCATTGTTCAACTGGGATATGATCCGGTCTGGTTTGGTGTCTTGTTCATGACCCAGGTGCAGATGGATTACCTGACCCCACCCTTTGGGTTTACCCTGTTCTACATGAAAGGGGTCGCTCCTCCCGAGGTAAGCATGGGTGATATCTACCGTTCGATTTTACCCTTTGTCCTCATACAGCTAGCGGTTGTTATTTTTATTCTGCTTTACCCCGGGGTCGTCATGTGGCTTCCCAATCTGCTCTTTGGATAA